gTGGACAAATTAAacgttttttctaattaatagCATAATTTTTTCGTATTCTTCGAAAgattaattgattaaaaatgaaaataatgagcttaatttcagttttttttgcgatttattcaaaaactgtaagagatagatatagaagatgttaataaaagtctgtaaaaattgatgttcttttgattgccattgaaaaaacacggtcattgcatttgaaaaaaccgtgttataattttttagtcagcattttcaaaatatcataATAGCCTTGCAGTTTGACAGTTGACGatactaaagatttcagaagACCTTTTCAGCCTTTGAttttcaaatgcaaaaagaattattcatttactgtaaatggttcacaagctgtgatattttaagtaaacccttgcaaataacaatttttacaaaaaaatactttattactttatatttgaactatgacagataagtactaacatTAACAGTACATTTTAGTCAGTTCCAAAaggcaaattcaaaaatgctatAAAAGTAGAtggttgctatttaaaatttcagagttGGCAGCAATTTCCCGTAGTTCCGGAAGTTCAGCCatcatgaaaataatttagttgaactcagaatggtcgatttgaatcgtatacaaaattttgaagctctacctatattagaagttaaaaagtttgtaatgtaggccctaaaagaatcagcctgtataagTTTTAATTCTAATTAACGTAATCTACTATTATCTACTCTGCAAAAATCctactttttttaagatttaagTAGAATCCTTTTTAGTAAATAACAAGAACTCAGACGTTGCATCATAATTGTTATTTTgactcatttttaaactatGTGGTTgcgaaaacaaatatttgaataaaatattgttacttcaaaaactgaaactatttaattcggaaatgtTCCGGTCACAAAAAAATGATGATTTCCTTGAGACTGgtcaaaattaagaaacttgTCTAAATTATTCAAGGCTTCCTTACCAGTAAAtcggtaataatttttttactgtctgtaaaaatttgcatataattccatttaaaatgcaaatcCTACCTATACTGTTAATTTACTATGAGTAATCATTAGGATGAATTTGAATTTCTTGTGATCATTTTCAGGTATACATCGTTGCTAATGGATATTGTGTTTACAACGGTGCCCCGAACCAATTGGTTCCATTTTTCAACGTCGTTGGCCACTCTTGCCCTTCAAACAACACACCGGCCGATTACAGTACgtcggatttttttttttttttttttagcaagtttatgattttttttccagTGATCGAATTAATTCACTCGCAACCGACCTTGATTCAAAGCTTCCAGGCTGCGATACAAAACGGAAAGATCAACATGAAGGAGCGCTACCAGAGCGACAAACCGGCGAAAGAATACACGAACGATGGTGTTTATAATGACACCACCGAAGTCGTAATTCAAAAAAGCGACATTGATTTTGCGACTTCGTTCAACGTCCAGTTTTCGATTCTCTTGTCTCGCATGTTTTTACAAATGAGGCGCAATCGTCTAGGACTCTACATCCAGTTCTTCCATCATTTGCTGTCCGGTTTAATAGTCGGTGGTATTTTCTACGGAATTGGAAACGACGCCGCACAAACGAtcgcaatttttaaatattgcgtCTGtattaatgtgttttttatgTACACACATGTTATGATGCCGGTGCTTTTGTGTAAGTCTCGTCGAGGTTTGGCTCGAGTTTGACTTtgaagtaaaataattttagttccTTTGGAAGTCAGTTTGATGAAACGAGAATATTTTAATAGATGGTACGGACTCAAGGCTTATTACGCGGCCATGACAGTCGTCACGTTACCACCACTGGTAAGTACCCACTTTCCGCCCTCTAGGTCAGTCACGATTTGGATAAATTATAGATTATTCTGGGGATGATGTTTTCAACAATTGTCTATTTCATGTCACACCAACCTCTGGAAACTGATCGGTTTCTCGGGTTTACTTTAACAGGGCTTGCAGTGGCGCTCACTTCGCAAGGTTTAGGTTATTGCATCGGTTCCATTTTTAGTATAACTAATGGTTCGGTGGTCGGACCTTCAGTCCTGGCACCACTTCTAGCCCTTGCTGTGTACGGTATGGGTTATAGGGCTTCCATCGAACCCTTCTACAAGGTGTTAATGACTTTGACTTACATTCGAAACGGTGTTGTTGGCATTTGTAACAGTTTGTTTTACGAGAGACCGCCTCTAACTTGCGGTGAGGAGGAAATTTATTGTCATTACGCGCGTCCTGATATACTTATGGGTGACATGGCAATACCTCTGATGCACTATCGGTACCAACTAggcattatttgcattttcatGATTGTTTTTCGAATCGTTGGTTACTTTTCGTTAAAGTGTCGACTGAACAATGATCTAGCCACGAAAATAATGTTCTACgcgaaaaaaatcatcaaacataaatattaatcGTTGGTATTTTGTTAGTTAGTACCTGCTTGAATGTGATAATTAGGATAGTTAgtaactattttatttaacaaaaaatatacagtatgatttataaataaagtgtATTTAGGTTTTTGAATTGACTTGTTCTAGCGGAATCCCATGGTCAAACaccttttcctttttcctacaTTTGACAATCAAGGCTTCACATTAAGATCGTGGTAAATGAGACACAGTTCATTATGACGACGCAGAGTCGGTAACTTCCCGTAACATCGCGGACTACGCCCAAAACTAAACCCCcaattattatacaaaagcCATTCATCATCATTTCCATTCCGTTAGCAGAGGCTAGTTTTTCGATAGGAACATGAGCAGGAATTACTAATCCCATGTAAACTTTTCTTATTCCTTTTGCAACTCCGAGGCCTAGAGCGATGGCCAGCAGGACATAAAAATCGTTCGACATGAGGAAAGCTAAAAGTTTAAGTTAGTGTGTTCACCAATGCTTTATGCAAACTTACTGAAACGAGTTATAATTAAAAGAACAAGACTATAAGCGTACATAAGGCGTGGCGgctttgtgaaaaaattcccAATGTACGGGGCAAAAAACCGGAAGATTATATCGGTGATCCCCAGAGTTGAGAGAAAAGTTGCGGTTTGTGCCGTGTCCAAACCAAACTCTTGCAGCATGAATGGTGTCAAAACTGTGAAATTTAATTCGGCGAAAATGGCCATAGCCATGCCCATCATAATATTGACGAAAATCGGGTCTTTGAGCAGATCTAAATCGAACGCTTTGACGATGTTGTTGAAGAGTCTGCGACAAACCGTTTCTTCGGTTTTTGGCACTTGCTCTTCTTCTGGAAGTAATTCCTCGAGTGGTTGTTTTTCGACTTTCATATGCCACTCAACCGGTTGTAATAGCATGGCTGCTATGAAAACATGGGCACAAATACCGCCGAAAATGAGGGTAACATTTTGGGGCGTGTatattgtcattaaaaaataaattatttgtgggATTATGATTGGCCCTAAACCGGTGATTGTGACCGCACAACCCATCGCAacgtttcttttttctttgaaGTACATGTTCAAGGCTAGTCCATACGCAGATTGGCACATGCCAATCCCTAAAGCTACAaagataattatttaaatcgagttttttaaaaatgtatgacTGTTACAAGTAATGAGGCCGTAAGAGATAACAAATTCTGTAAAGGTTTTGGAAAACGAGGTAAGTACAACTCCTCCTGTAAGTAAAAATGCGGCAAGAAAGGCGACTTTTCTACACCCGTAAACTTTAAGTAGTACACCATTGATAAGTCCAGTCATCATTCCGAAAGCTCCATTCAGATTGATGATTAATGAGCCTTGAGTGGCTGATAAGCCCAGTTGTATGAATGTATCTTTGAAGATAAGGCCGAAACAATGAATCAGAGGTACTGTGagaaactgaaacaaaattaaatttagcgCCACACTGCTGCCAACCTGAACATTACAAAGCACTAACTACACATAAAAAGTCgataatttgaataattaataCTTACGTTACTCAATGCGTTGGCGAAAACTATAACCCAACCGTAACCTCCATCGGGTGGGATTTTGATCAGTTTCTGCTTGTTTTCGATCGTTtccattatattttttgtttttaagaatATGTGAACGAAAGAAAAAGGAGTTAAGTACTAGTCATTTGAGGCTTTTTTGTTGCATAAGAGTGTTTGCTTGTCAGCAGCGAGCAATAGCAGCGTGTGCGACAGTCGACGTCGGAGTTAATAGTGGTGATGAGGTGAATCACTGTCATTGCGGATAAGTCATCGTCGATAAATACACGATAATTAATCGTGATTGTACTCAAAAGCTGTTATCGCATTGAAGTATTGTtctgcaattattatttaatgttttattataaacaaaaaatttaatttttaaattttgtaataagcTGAAAATTGATAATATAGTGAAACCTATTTAATCCGAACCTCTTGTAACCCAGAAAACAAAACCCATAGTCCGAAAGTGCTTTATACTTAATCCATAATTCGAACAGTGATGACTCAacatcattatcattattagttattttgttttttaatacatatttGATTGGGGTGAGGTTATAAGAAAACAAGGTAGAAATTAttagtaattattataaaacatttgattcttttttttgttatttgaaaaGCTCTTTGTTACACTTAGGATAAATAGTTCAATGTTTAaccaaataatgttttttttcctgaaaagttaataaacctgAAAATTGTACACTGTGGAACCAGAGGCCTCGTTTATGtaactaagaaaaaaataaatatttaatctgAAAAATCGATTATTTCGAGAACCCCTTGCACTACAAGGTGTGTAAAATGATTATCATCTAGTCGCCTGTTAATTTCATatctaaattttgaaataccGCTTTATAGAACTTTATAGACATTGCATATGTTGACCAttctctttttattaaatcttaaATTCggcataaaatattaataaaaagtgttttctttcataatgtaacattttaattagtttttaacgaaatttttgaatGTACTCGTAATTAACTGACAATCTGTGACTTccacaactgacagttttaACAGCagattcaaataaatatgtaaaattacataacacaaaaattggttttttgaaataaattattaaagttgcatTCTGAGCTCGTTACGAAGGTTTTTCGAACTCGGCTGAAGTGGTTGTATCCATAGATGTTCATACAAGGTGaatcaatagtgggttatttctgaatttttataaatatgcaACTAATAATATCGATTCCAGCTGACCATATCGGTCAtcgttcaaaaaataaatttaacgaGATTAGATTGTTCTGGGTAGTGTCAAGTTTGTATTgacaattttgttaaaattttattatagactattattattaaagataaaaaactagTGATGATTCAATTGTATTagtgcaattagtattataTTATAGTAAGTAACTCACTATTGACTTACCCTgtatttgcgaaaaatttgatGATCCAAATTACTCGAATAAAAACTTTCATGGATACCACCTCTTCTTTGGTCAAATTCGAAACCGTTGTAATATGCTGGGaacgcaactttaataatttatttaaaaaatccactggttcaaaaagaaaattattaaattagaagtaatttttaaagcataatcttttaccaaaaaaatcaccgTACTAggttgccatttgaaaaaaaaatttaataactcgaaaacttaaaggaatttcgaaaaaaatattcttaaaaAGGTGATTCCATTGTATTGGATGAtgtactatttatttttttcgtaagaAACTTtgtttaggcacaaaacgcttggttccataTTTTTGCCCAACCCTGTATAAATGAATTTCAATCAAGGTGAgaatcattttaacacacctATTGTAGTTCGGAATATATAGGTTTTAACGAGGAGCTTaattaaatctaaatttacaaaattaataactcatactttattgtttttattgagaGAATCGCTAGCTTCTGgaacatttttcttggaatatttgaaaataattcctTCAATTGTCCATAGGACAATCGTAAGGAAAGTAACAGAGTTCATTATTACGATACAGAAGTAATAACTTCCGGTTAAATCTCGCACAATTCCTAGAATAAATCCTCCTGATAAAATACAGAAACCATTGGCCATCATCTCCATCCCTGAAGCCGATGGTAATTTTTCTAGACTGACATGAGAAGGTATAATGAGCCCCACGTAGACCCTCCTTACTCCTTTCGCGATCCCAAGTCCAGCTGCAATCCCCAAGATTGCGTAAAAATGTGTCGAGATTAaaagaactaaaaaataatgttaaaagtGTTGCTAATTGTGATAACAAAATCGTACTAGATCTCATGATAATGAGCACAATAAGTGTGAAAATGTACATTTGTCGGGGCGGAGTTTTCAAACATTCGCCAATATAAGGTGCTAAGAATCTGAAAGCGATGTCGGCAACGCCCGCCGTGGACAAAAACGTGGCAATTTGGTCATTTGTGAGCCCCAGATCGTTCAAAATAAACGGAATTAAAATCGTGAAATTTAATTCGGAGAAAACTGCAAACGCAAGTCCGATTAAAATATTGACGAAGATCGGATCTTTGAGTAAATCGAAATCGAAGAATTTGGCAATGTTGCTCAAGCGCTGATTTTTCGCCGGCTCTTCGTTTTGATTCAAGCTTAAAGTGCTGTCGCAAATCTCAGTATCACAATTGTACTCATCTTTCGAATCTAGAATTATCCGAAAAAATGTCAGAAGATGACTTTTGATCCGACTGCCTGAAATTTTTACTTCTGTCTTGTACAGTGAGCGGTTCCTCTTCCACCTTCATGTGCCATTTGACCGGCTGTAAAAGCAAAGCTGTGACAAAAAAATGTGCACAGATTCccccaaaaatcaaaattactcCCTCCGGTGTATAAAACTTCATCAACAAATTGATTAATTGCGGTATCACTATCGAGCCGAATCCGGTGATTGTGACTGCAACACTCATTGCTTTGCTCCGCCGTTTGCGGAAGTAGGTATTGAGGGCCAAGCTGTACGAAGCTCGTGACATGCCCAAACCCAAAGCtgtaattatttcattaaaacacaTTCGGTTGATTATTGCAACTGACATGCGATGATTCCGTatgaaatgataaaaaattggaaactcCGGGCAAGTGATGTTAGGGTGACCCCGGAAAAGTAGAAAACTGCAGCAACTAGGGCGATCTTCCGGTAACCGAACATTTTTAGCAGGACGCCATTCAAAAGTCCGGTGAGGAGTCCGAAAGCTGCGTGAAGGTTCATGATTAAAGAGCCTTGGGCTCCTGATAATCCCAATTCAGAGAATGTATCTTTAAAGATAAGGCCGAAACAATGCATCATTGGGATATAAATGAACTAGAAATTGATTTGTTACCAGTTTATTGGTTGAGAATGATAGGCTTACGCTATTGATGGCCATCGCTATCGCGATCACCCAGCCGTAGCCCCCATCTGGTggaattttcgtaatttttacatttttcatgtttcgAGTTCACGTTCAGTCGTCTACTGACTAGACATTTGGCACTTGAATATTATATCCATGTCGGTAGATAACGGTGATAATAATCTACGTTTCCATCGTATTGATTTAtctaatgtattttttatgttacctcaagttcattttttttattgaaaaatttactaGAGTGCAGCAGATTGTGCTGAAATGTGATCAAATGTGCGCAAGTCCGGGCACTCACCGGATTTCAGGCGTTTTACCGGAGTTTGTGACGTCACCGAATTCATACCAAACCCTTtcaagacaattttttaattaaagcttCAATTGTCCACGCAATTAATGTagttataacaaaattattcataaaaattatgCACACAACGCAACTACCGAAAAAATCTCGTAACAATCCTCctgctaaaataaaaattcatctcAAGGCCATATCAGTGCCGGAAGCTGAAAGTAATTTTTCCAAAGGGACGTAATCGGGGATTATTGGCCACATATAAACCTTTCTGAATCCTTTAGTACATTCCAGGATAACGTCGACGATTTGAAAATTCATGAATCTTGTGCAGAAAATAAATactgaaaaattgtttcagtaaaaattaagttaaatatTGACGTACTGAATTTCGTAATTGTTAGAATCACAAGTGAAACAGCATACATGAAGCGTGAACTTTTTTGAGTCCAATGTAGAGGCTTACTAATCTGGAAACTAAATCGGTGGAAATAAACGTCAGAATTCAATTCGGTCAAAGCACCCAGAGAAGAAGAAAACTGGATCTTTCAGTAGCTCTGCATCCAGGAAATTGACTTTTTCTTTTGGGATTTGTTCGATCATTTTTTCCATagcactgtttttttatatgcCATTCGGGCTTAAAAATAGGAGCAAGTCTAGCAAAAGTTAACACAAATCCCGTCACTAAACTTCGTTtccttttaaaatattgacttAGGACTAATCTATCTGTAGCCTCGGCCATTTGCGTACCAAGTGCTAGAATTCAATAACTAGTGATTTGGGTCTCAATTTGGTGATTAGATTACAAGTTATAATACCGTAAGACACAATTGAAGTTAGAATCATGCCGAGAGTTGCCAAATATGCTGAAAAAAATCGCCGTTTTTCGACAACCTAACCATATGTTTTCTGAAGATGACCGGTAAAAGGACCTGTAATAAAGCCAAAAGAGCCGTTCATTGCAACAATCAGTGAAATCTGAATCGCTGAGAAATTTAATTCGGCGAAAATCACTTTAAGGATGATTCCAAATGCTTTGATTATGGTCATTGTGAGGaactaaaatttgttgttattttttgagcAAGTAAGAGAAATTTACATTGATTAGGGCACAATATACGATAATTATCCAACCGTAACCACCTTCTTCTGGGTATGATTCGTTTTTTCGAACGTTCATTCTGAACTGTTTTTGGCGGAAAACTAGCATTTTACGAGTATAGTAAAGTAGTTTAGCGATAGCCTCACCATAAACTTATGATAAAAATATACGGGGTGTTTTAACTGTTTTCTGGGAAAAGCTTTCAATGAAAAACATATGCAGTTTGAGTAGTAAATTCTATACAACaaactaaatattaaaattagcatttattttaaaagtggaGTAAAAATTTGGgtaaaattacaaagttttgCTGTGATATTGAAAGTATTGTAATGCAAATGAGGTCACACATGCAAATAAATACGTTTGCATATACCGTTGTTATCAAGGAGTGTGTTAGGTTGACAACAATTTTTGCCGCAATAAAATAGGtcataaaatttgttaaaatttattcttaCGCTTCATAATAATCGCTTCCCCTGTCCATAATAACAGAGTTACCAACATAACAGCATTCATTACAAGAATACAAGACGCATAATTGCCAGTAATGTCTCGTAAAACCCCAATCAAAGCCCCTCCTGTTAAAATACAAACTCCTCTCAGGAACAGATCAATTCCTGCTGCAGTCGGGAGTTTTTCCAAAGGGACGTAATCGGGAACAACGAGCCACATGTACACTTTTCGCAGCCCCTTTGCCCAACCTAACACCACAGCAATTGTCAGGAGCATATTGTAATCTTCGCAGaaaatgaaaactgaaatgatttattacaaatttggaGCTATAAAGCTGTTCAACTGACCAGTCTTCACAATTGTGACAATCGCAACTGACATAGCGAACATAAATCGCGAACTTTTTCTCATCCAGTGGCCAACACCCGGACTCACAAATCTTGAAATTAAATCAGCGAGTCCCAAGacagataaaaaaattgcgactTGGTCCACGTTCAGTCCAGAATCGTGTAAAATAAACGGCAAGAGAAGAGTGAAGGACATTTCGGCAAACGTTACGAGCGAAAGGCCTAGAATAATATTGTCGAAGACTGGATCTTTGAGAAGATCAAAGTCGAATTTGTTTTGGGGTTTTTTGACTGGATTAAATTCCACCATttcttcatattttttctGGTGCCATTCCACTGGTTGCAAGAGCATTGCGGAAACAAAAAGGTGTGCACAAATTCCGGCATAAATCAGAGTCGTTTGTTGACTTGTATACACCTTGAGCAGGAACCGAAAAAGTTGGGGGATCAAAATCGGTGCTAAACCGGCGAAAGTCAGGATAAAACCCGTAACCAAACTCCTCTTTTTCCTGAAATACGTATTAACAGCTAGACGTTGGGTCGATTCAGCACTGTGTAAACCCAAAGCTgcaattaattcaattaaattaaaccggaaaaaaataatcactcACAAGTTATCACGCCGTgaaaaaaaacatagcttGTAAAATTGTTCGAGAGAGATGTTAGAATTATTCCCGCACTTGTGAGAAACGCTGCCAGAAAAGCGGCTTTCCTACACCcacacattttttgtatttgtgcAATTAACGGGCCCACTAACATTCCGAAAGCCCCGTTCATTGAAATTACGAGCGCGATTTGAGTGGCTGAAAGGTTACTTTCAGCGAAAGTGACTTTCAGGACCATTCCGAACGACTGGATGATTGAGAGAGTtacaaactgaaattttggttGATTTCGGGACAAGGGCGTAAAACTGTACTTACGCTACTTAGGGATGATGCAATGACGATAATCCAGCCGTAGCCGCCCTCAGGATACGTTTCATCGTCTTGTTTCATTTTCAGACTAATTTACATTCGACACAAATATTGTTTGTTGTCACAGGAAAAAGGTTAAAAAGCATTAAATGCAcagataaacattttatttatgttgtttcgttaagtgtttctatgtaaaattttaatttttgtatatttcgttaaaatggcTTCTATTAACCACAATAATATCGTAGTTATCGTAACACAATTCATTACAATAATGCATATTACGTAACTACCAGTAGCGTCACGTAACGCCCCTAAAATCGGCCCCCCAatcaaaatgcagcacccacGTGCCAACATGTCAAGCCCAGCGGCCGATGGTAGTTTTTCCAGTGGGACATAGTCGGGAATTACCAACCACATGTAAACCTTTCGAATTCCTTTGGCTATACCCAAAGTAAAAGCAATAACAAGGAGGAAAATGAAGTTTTTGGAGCATAGTATTGCTGGAACAAACCAGTTAAAACTtgattcgaaaaaaattgcgacttactaaatttaattataactaGGATTACAAGAGAATAGACAAACATGAGCCTTGAAGGTTTGGTAAAATAATTACCAACATAGGGGCCCAGGAAACGCGAGATCATGTCGGAAATCCCTAAAGTCGAGAGAAAAATCGCGATTTGATCCGTGGTTAATTTGAAGTCATTTAGAATAAACGGGACAAGGAGAGTGAAATTGATTTCGGCAAACGTGGCCAAAGCCAGGCctataataatgttattaaacACCGGGTCTTTGAGCAAATCCAAATCGAAAATCTTCGCCAGATTGTCCACAATTTTGCTTAGGAACTTCTCCTCGGAAATGATAATTTCGTTCCGTTCCTTGAGCTCGATTTTTTCCGTTTTCGTCCCTTGTTCCTTCGAGTGCCACTCGATTGGTTGCAAAAGGGCCCCCGCTATGAGAATATGCGCACACAACCCGCCATAAATCAGCGTCACCTCATTCGTCGAgtaatttttcagcaaaactCGGATCAGCTGCGGGATCAAAATCGGTCCAAATCCAGCCGCTGTCATTATAAACCCCGTCACTAAACTCCTCTTCTTTTTGAAATACTGATTAATCGCCAGCCTTTGGCTCGATTCGCACATTTGCATCCCAAGTGCTGAAACTCGCAATTAAAACACGAACAACTCCCGGGATTAAAATACAAGTTACGAGTCCGTAAGTGACGACCAGAGACCCGAAACTTCGGGAGAAAGACGTCAGAACCATTCCGAACGTGAGTAAAAGCCCCCCAAAAAACGCGATTCTTCGGCAACCGAACAGTTTCTGTAAAACTCCAGTCACTGGTCCGGTCAGAAGACCGAAAGCTCCGTTCAAGTTAATGATGAGCGAGCCTTGAGTTGCCGACAGGTTTAATTCGGCGAACGTGTCTTTGAGGACGAGGCCGAAACATTGGATTAGAGAGAGGGTGATGAACTGAAAGTTGATTTTTAAAGGGTTTGTGGGTTTTTATGCGACTTACGTTGGTTAGCGCGCTGGCGAAGACCACCACCCAGCCGTAGCCTCCATCAGGATGCGTTGGCCCTTtcatttttggttaaaatccGGGTTTTGGGAAAACTAAGAGCGGACAGGGCTCCTACTCGTCATCTACCAGGCACTGATTTAGtttgaaaatggaaaaaacgCCAATTATAACAATTGAACATAACGGAGGAATTGAAAGCAAGGTTAAATGATCATTTgtgattttattataatgtaatgtttccttattaaatggtacaatttttgaaaaaaatcaattcgtTACGTCTTTTTTGTCCAATTTCATGTTTGTTGGTGCATACACAGCCACACTTGTGGTCCGTGCCTGGCTCATACATATACATGGTTTCCGATTTTTCTCGAATTTTTAGTAATCATAATGAGATGGAGGGGGTTATTAATTACCGCAGTGTTAAATAGgtgtcataaaatttaaataatgccTGAAGCGCTcacattttaattacattttataaTAAGCTTCCTACGTAACTAATCGTAGAGTATAGGTCCCCGCAAGCCCCtagaactgaaaaaaatttttgcatttgcaattaaatttcaaatgggattaattttgcgaaaaatcaGAGGGAAAGTTCAAGACCAAACTGGTACTTAAacctaaattttaataacaaattaactaattaatcaGGATAAAGGCGTGATTTATTTTCGtattgttttaatcagtttaGTGTAGACCAGAAGCTGCGTggtaagttttattatttttcgacgaatcgaactaaaaataaattactcttACGTGTGCCTACGGCATTTGCGAATTCAGTCGCTGAAACaatgaaattttcaggaaaatGCAATTGGAGAAAATTCCTTCGGATGGAGGCTACGGCTGGATTATAGTATTTGCGTATGCTTTAACCACAGTAAGAGCTTCCAATTGGTTTAATTATTGACAAGaacaaattttagtttattgCTGTGACACCAATCCAATGTTTCGGCCTTATTTTCAAAGACACATTCTCCGATATGGCTCTTTCGGCAACCGAAGGTTCCCTCGTTATTAATGTAAATGCAgcttttggaaaaatattagGTCCTTTGATTGGCATCCTTCTAAAAATGTGCGGTTTTCGTAAAACAGCTATCTTAGGTGGAGTTTTGCTAACAGCAGGAATGGTCCTGACTTCATTTTCGTCCAGTTTCATTGATTTGATCCTTTTCTACGGCTTTgtaacttgtatttttttattcgtgtGTTGGTAAGTTTTTCTTAAACGTGAAATTGTAGCGCTCGGTATGCAAATGAGCGAGTCAGCGCAAAGACTAGCCTTGAATGCGTATTTCAAAGAGAGAAGGAGTGTTGCGATGGGCTTTGGAGTCACAATGTCAGGATTCGGACCTATTCTGGTTCCACAATTGATacaatttttggcaaatgaTTATACCCCACAGGAAGTGACCTTGATTTATGGGGGCATTTGTGCCCATGTTTTAGTCGGGGCCGCGTTACTGCAA
The sequence above is a segment of the Tribolium castaneum strain GA2 chromosome 9, icTriCast1.1, whole genome shotgun sequence genome. Coding sequences within it:
- the LOC135267053 gene encoding monocarboxylate transporter 12-like codes for the protein METIENKQKLIKIPPDGGYGWVIVFANALSNFLTVPLIHCFGLIFKDTFIQLGLSATQGSLIINLNGAFGMMTGLINGVLLKVYGCRKVAFLAAFLLTGGVVLTSFSKTFTEFVISYGLITSLGIGMCQSAYGLALNMYFKEKRNVAMGCAVTITGLGPIIIPQIIYFLMTIYTPQNVTLIFGGICAHVFIAAMLLQPVEWHMKVEKQPLEELLPEEEQVPKTEETVCRRLFNNIVKAFDLDLLKDPIFVNIMMGMAMAIFAELNFTVLTPFMLQEFGLDTAQTATFLSTLGITDIIFRFFAPYIGNFFTKPPRLMYAYSLVLLIITRFTFLMSNDFYVLLAIALGLGVAKGIRKVYMGLVIPAHVPIEKLASANGMEMMMNGFCIIIGGLVLGVVRDVTGSYRLCVVIMNCVSFTTILM
- the LOC103312879 gene encoding monocarboxylate transporter 13, encoding MKQDDETYPEGGYGWIIVIASSLSSFVTLSIIQSFGMVLKVTFAESNLSATQIALVISMNGAFGMLVGPLIAQIQKMCGCRKAAFLAAFLTSAGIILTSLSNNFTSYVFFHGVITSLGLHSAESTQRLAVNTYFRKKRSLVTGFILTFAGLAPILIPQLFRFLLKVYTSQQTTLIYAGICAHLFVSAMLLQPVEWHQKKYEEMVEFNPVKKPQNKFDFDLLKDPVFDNIILGLSLVTFAEMSFTLLLPFILHDSGLNVDQVAIFLSVLGLADLISRFVSPGVGHWMRKSSRFMFAMSVAIVTIVKTVFIFCEDYNMLLTIAVVLGWAKGLRKVYMWLVVPDYVPLEKLPTAAGIDLFLRGVCILTGGALIGVLRDITGNYASCILVMNAVMLVTLLLWTGEAIIMKRKNKF
- the LOC660594 gene encoding monocarboxylate transporter 12 isoform X1; protein product: MKNVKITKIPPDGGYGWVIAIAMAINSFIYIPMMHCFGLIFKDTFSELGLSGAQGSLIMNLHAAFGLLTGLLNGVLLKMFGYRKIALVAAVFYFSGVTLTSLARSFQFFIISYGIIASLGLGMSRASYSLALNTYFRKRRSKAMSVAVTITGFGSIVIPQLINLLMKFYTPEGVILIFGGICAHFFVTALLLQPVKWHMKVEEEPLTVQDRNSKDEYNCDTEICDSTLSLNQNEEPAKNQRLSNIAKFFDFDLLKDPIFVNILIGLAFAVFSELNFTILIPFILNDLGLTNDQIATFLSTAGVADIAFRFLAPYIGECLKTPPRQMYIFTLIVLIIMRSILLISTHFYAILGIAAGLGIAKGVRRVYVGLIIPSHVSLEKLPSASGMEMMANGFCILSGGFILGIVRDLTGSYYFCIVIMNSVTFLTIVLWTIEGIIFKYSKKNVPEASDSLNKNNKV
- the LOC660594 gene encoding monocarboxylate transporter 13 isoform X2; its protein translation is MKNVKITKIPPDGGYGWVIAIAMAINSFIYIPMMHCFGLIFKDTFSELGLSGAQGSLIMNLHAAFGLLTGLLNGVLLKMFGYRKIALVAAVFYFSGVTLTSLARSFQFFIISYGIIASLGLGMSRASYSLALNTYFRKRRSKAMSVAVTITGFGSIVIPQLINLLMKFYTPEGPVKWHMKVEEEPLTVQDRNSKDEYNCDTEICDSTLSLNQNEEPAKNQRLSNIAKFFDFDLLKDPIFVNILIGLAFAVFSELNFTILIPFILNDLGLTNDQIATFLSTAGVADIAFRFLAPYIGECLKTPPRQMYIFTLIVLIIMRSILLISTHFYAILGIAAGLGIAKGVRRVYVGLIIPSHVSLEKLPSASGMEMMANGFCILSGGFILGIVRDLTGSYYFCIVIMNSVTFLTIVLWTIEGIIFKYSKKNVPEASDSLNKNNKV